One region of Thermococcus sp. MAR1 genomic DNA includes:
- a CDS encoding KaiC domain-containing protein: MVKRVKTGIPGMDEILHGGIPERNVVLLSGGPGTGKTIFSQQFIWNGLQMGEPGIYVALEEHPVQVRGNMAQFGWDVRKYEEDGLFAMVDAFTAGIGKSREYEKYIVHDLTDIREFIDVLRTAVKDLGAKRVVIDSVTTLYINKPAMARSIVMQLKRVLAGLGVTSILVSQISVGERGFGGPGVEHGVDGIIRLDLDEIDGELKRSLLIWKMRGTSHSMSRHPFEITDRGIVVYPDKVLKRKGVIELE, from the coding sequence ATGGTCAAGCGCGTCAAGACTGGAATCCCTGGAATGGACGAGATACTCCACGGCGGGATTCCGGAGCGAAACGTTGTCCTTCTCAGCGGTGGACCGGGAACGGGGAAGACTATCTTCAGCCAGCAGTTCATATGGAACGGCCTCCAGATGGGCGAGCCCGGCATATACGTCGCTTTGGAGGAGCACCCGGTTCAGGTGAGGGGGAACATGGCCCAGTTCGGCTGGGACGTCAGAAAGTACGAGGAAGATGGTTTGTTCGCGATGGTCGATGCCTTCACAGCCGGAATTGGAAAGAGCAGGGAGTACGAGAAGTACATAGTTCACGACCTCACCGACATCAGGGAGTTCATAGACGTTCTTAGAACGGCAGTCAAGGACTTAGGAGCCAAGAGGGTCGTCATAGACTCGGTAACGACGCTCTACATCAACAAGCCGGCCATGGCGAGGAGCATCGTGATGCAGCTGAAGAGGGTTCTCGCCGGCCTCGGCGTCACGAGCATACTGGTGAGTCAGATAAGCGTCGGTGAGCGTGGTTTCGGCGGGCCAGGAGTTGAACACGGTGTTGATGGCATAATAAGGCTCGACCTCGACGAGATTGACGGCGAGCTCAAGCGCTCATTACTCATCTGGAAGATGCGCGGAACGAGCCACAGCATGAGTAGGCATCCCTTCGAGATAACGGACAGGGGAATCGTCGTTTACCCCGACAAGGTTCTCAAGAGGAAGGGAGTAATAGAACTCGAATGA
- a CDS encoding protein translocase subunit SecF, which translates to MSKSKSKSKPSAGNSVRAMKQEKLSFLARMEYKKMIMYPLAVFVIALMLLAVNFPTLGIDLRGGVVVTAYGVNANPDELAKYLSDKIGVDVRVESFTGVEASGVRVYAPIGTNPLKIIDAMKDKYPNAEYTHSEVQPTFGEIAQQQGIRALAFAFLAMAVVVFLFFRNLVPSLTIIFSALSDMTIAVALMGLFGIELTTATIAALLMLIGYTVDSNILLTTKLLRRKEDSIDKAYLSAVSTGFTMSTTTLGALLILWVISTSQTIDNIAIVLIFGLLADFMNTWVLNAGVLKWYLTREARGGKS; encoded by the coding sequence ATGTCGAAGTCCAAATCAAAGTCCAAGCCCAGCGCAGGGAATTCTGTGAGGGCGATGAAGCAGGAAAAACTGAGCTTTCTGGCGCGGATGGAGTACAAGAAGATGATAATGTACCCCCTCGCGGTCTTCGTGATAGCGCTGATGCTTCTCGCGGTCAACTTTCCAACGCTTGGAATTGATCTCCGCGGCGGTGTTGTGGTTACAGCCTATGGGGTTAATGCCAACCCCGATGAGCTTGCAAAATACCTAAGCGATAAAATCGGCGTTGACGTCAGGGTCGAAAGCTTCACCGGTGTGGAAGCCAGCGGCGTCAGAGTTTACGCCCCCATAGGCACTAACCCGCTCAAAATAATCGACGCCATGAAGGATAAGTACCCAAACGCGGAATACACTCACAGCGAGGTTCAGCCGACATTCGGTGAAATCGCCCAACAGCAGGGAATCAGGGCGCTGGCCTTTGCGTTCCTCGCCATGGCGGTCGTGGTCTTCCTGTTCTTCAGGAACCTCGTTCCATCGCTCACGATAATCTTCTCGGCCCTCTCGGACATGACGATAGCAGTTGCCCTGATGGGGCTCTTTGGAATAGAGCTCACCACCGCCACGATAGCGGCCCTGCTCATGCTCATAGGTTACACCGTCGACAGCAATATCCTTCTCACCACCAAGCTCCTGAGGAGAAAGGAGGATTCCATAGATAAGGCCTATCTCTCGGCCGTTTCGACGGGCTTCACGATGAGCACAACTACGCTGGGTGCCCTGCTGATACTCTGGGTAATCTCGACCTCGCAGACCATCGACAACATCGCCATAGTCCTCATCTTTGGTCTGCTCGCGGACTTCATGAACACGTGGGTTCTCAACGCTGGAGTCCTGAAGTGGTACCTCACCAGAGAGGCAAGGGGTGGTAAATCATGA
- the speD gene encoding adenosylmethionine decarboxylase, protein MVEIETIGFHYVVEAAGCDPEILGNADKIREIFLEAAKVGKMEVKASYFFKFSPTGVSGMVIVAESHISIHTWPEKGYAALDVYTCGTTADPEKAVDYILEQLKAKYAHVSEIKRGIEEDDETFTHMILTWEESLRKNGD, encoded by the coding sequence ATGGTCGAGATAGAGACGATAGGGTTCCACTACGTTGTTGAGGCGGCTGGCTGTGACCCCGAAATCCTCGGTAACGCTGACAAGATAAGAGAGATATTCCTAGAGGCTGCCAAGGTTGGTAAAATGGAGGTCAAGGCGAGCTATTTCTTCAAGTTCTCGCCGACCGGTGTCAGCGGCATGGTCATCGTCGCCGAGAGCCACATCTCAATACACACCTGGCCCGAGAAGGGCTACGCGGCTTTGGACGTCTACACCTGCGGAACCACCGCCGACCCTGAGAAGGCCGTTGACTACATTCTCGAACAGCTCAAGGCCAAGTACGCTCACGTGAGTGAGATAAAGCGTGGAATAGAGGAGGACGACGAGACCTTCACCCACATGATACTGACCTGGGAAGAGAGCCTGAGGAAAAACGGGGATTAA